A single Brassica rapa cultivar Chiifu-401-42 chromosome A04, CAAS_Brap_v3.01, whole genome shotgun sequence DNA region contains:
- the LOC103865060 gene encoding uncharacterized protein LOC103865060 isoform X2, whose protein sequence is MVKTTRTSGVIGLKSYFSTVQQHVEKADTLSPNTKQTQTPLVPILRVLPILNLMSLDDPQTESIHMLNRSSMCVPEFKSNNDKTTFSQILLITSIGLLLALALHYRLRKIRHSKNIPRLRRSHKHKGHEKLERFSHYVVRQMGFKDRRECPHLCKLANEYIRKSGCCEEDIYSFFSEEPDADSLFIKLVEEFERCILSYFAYHWSHADLMISQILSADVEPKKKLKHIVMAATRDQRFERVTKNLKVARVFNTLVEEMKAMGIASVDDSECTEVMAPVAHKDRSPVLLLMGGGMGAGKSTVLKEILKEPFWAGADAVVIEADAFKESDVIYRALSSRGHADMIKTAEFVHQSSTDAASSLLVTALNEGRDVIMDGTLSWVPFVVQTITMTRNVHRHRYRMGAGYKVGENGDVIENYWERIGERQQLQEDGKERKPYRIELVGVVCDAYLAVIRGIRRAIMCRRAVRVRSQLTSHKRFADAFLTYCNIVDNARLYCTNALEGSPKMIAWKEKEKTLLVDPEEIDCLKNVGRLNENAESIYELYRRPNPACEAGSIWKDIVLSPSRFNIQQELKYSIQKVERFKQCLQDTPKSETEQSDVLSS, encoded by the exons atggtCAAAACCACAAGAACATCCGGAGTAATAGGGCTCAAAAGCTATTTTAGTACAGTACAGCAACACGTGGAGAAAGCAGATACATTGTCTCCaaacacaaaacaaactcaAACACCACTAGTCCCAATCTTAAGAGTTTTACCAATCTTGAATCTCATGTCTCTTGATGATCCCCAAACCGAATCCATTCATATGCTTAACAGATCATCAATGTGTGTTCCAGAGTTTAAAAGCAACAATGACAAGACGACCTTCTCGCAGATTTTGTTAATCACATCCATTGGCTTGCTCTTAGCCCTTGCATTGCATTACCGTCTCAGGAAGATACGTCACTCCAAGAACATCCCTCGTCTCAGACGGTCTCACAAACACAAAGGCCATGAGAAGCTCGAGAGATTCTCTCACTACGTTG TGCGTCAAATGGGATTCAAGGACAGGAGAGAATGTCCTCATCTCTGCAAATTAGCCAATGAGTACATAAGGAAATCAGGTTGCTGCGAGGAAGACATCTACAGTTTCTTCTCTGAAGAGCCTGATGCTGATTCCCTCTTCATTAAACTCGTTGAGGAGTTTGAAAGGTGTATTCTCAGTTACTTTGCTTACCACTGGAGCCATGCAGATCTCATGATCAGTCAG ATACTCAGCGCTGATGTTGAGCCTAAAAAGAAGCTCAAGCACATTGTCATGGCTGCAACAAG GGATCAGAGGTTTGAGAGGGTGACTAAGAATCTAAAAGTGGCAAGAGTGTTCAACACATTGGTAGAGGAAATGAAAGCAATGGGGATAGCATCTGTTGATGACTCGGAATGTACAGAAGTAATGGCTCCAGTTGCACACAAGGACAGAAGCCCTGTTCTACTCCTTATGGGTGGTGGTATGGGTGCAGGAAAGAGCACTGTTCTTAAAGAAATTCTTAAAGA ACCATTTTGGGCAGGAGCAGATGCTGTGGTGATCGAAGCTGATGCTTTCAAAGAATCTGATGTGATATACAGAGCTCTAAGCTCCAGAGGCCATGCTGATATGATCAAGACTGCTGAATTC GTTCACCAATCATCAACAGATGCAGCATCATCACTACTCGTTACAGCTCTCAACGAAGGGAGGGATGTGATAATGGATGGAACACTCTCGTGGGTACCGTTTGTGGTACAGACCATAACCATGACAAGGAATGTGCATCGCCACCGTTACAGAATGGGAGCTGGCTACAAGGTTGGTGAAAACGGAGACGTGATAGAGAACTATTGGGAACGCATAGGGGAAAGACAACAGCTGCAAGAGGATGGGAAGGAGAGAAAGCCATACAGGATAGAGCTGGTTGGAGTTGTGTGCGATGCGTACTTAGCAGTGATTCGAGGCATTAG GAGAGCAATAATGTGTAGAAGAGCGGTGAGGGTGAGATCTCAGCTGACATCTCACAAGAGGTTTGCAGATGCGTTTCTTACGTATTGCAACATAGTTGACAATGCGAGGCTTTACTGCACCAATGCTCTTGAAGGTTCACCAAAG aTGATAGCGTggaaagagaaggagaagacaTTGCTAGTGGATCCAGAGGAGATAGACTGTTTGAAGAATGTAGGGAGGTTAAACGAGAATGCAGAATCAATTTACGAGCTGTACAGAAGACCAAACCCTGCCTGTGAAGCTGGATCAATATGGAAAGACATTGTGCTGTCTCCTTCCAGGTTCAACATTCAGCAGGAGCTCAAATACTCAATTCAGAAAGTGGAAAGATTCAAACAGTGTCTCCAAGATACACCAAAGTCAGAAACAGAGCAAAGTGATGTACTTTCTTCCTAG
- the LOC103865065 gene encoding uncharacterized GPI-anchored protein At1g61900 isoform X1, whose amino-acid sequence MGSLQTVSWLKGCLVHRFLLFIIWLSSFQDVAAAHYETNEHTSKSTTAELANPPGIGVSGPIQVSPSVIPKYTSPALPWTPPMYPTFPDTYEPKLTGKCTADFQAISSIINTAASDCSQPFAALVGNVICCPQFVSLLHIFQGQHDVKSDKLVLPDAVAADCFSDIVSILVSKRANMTIPELCSVTSSNLTGGSCPVQDIATFEKAVNSSKLLDACRTVDPLKECCRPVCQGAIMEASLIISGHQTTGGGDKIPLGGSNNVNALNDCKNVVFSYISRKLEADKANTAFRILSSCKVNKACPLEFKEPTEVIKACRNVAAPSPSCCSSLNAYISGIRNQMLITNKQAIVCATVIGSMLRKGGVMTNIYELCDVDLKDFSVQAYGMQQGCLLRSYPADLIFDNTTGYSFTCDLTDNIAAPWPSSSSMSSLSLCAPEMSLPALPTSQTLRNHGFRGGGAFGALRLIIILVFMLYGVVRH is encoded by the exons ATGGGCTCTTTACAGACTGTTTCTTGGCTTAAGG GCTGTTTGGTTCATCGCTTCTTGCTATTTATTATCTGGCTATCAAGCTTCCAAGATGTAGCCGCTGCACATTATGAGACTAACGAGCATACTAGCAAATCCACTACCGCTGAGTTAGCAAACCCACCTGGTATCGGAGTCTCCGGTCCCATTCAAGTATCCCCATCCGTCATCCCCAAATACACATCCCCTGCTCTCCCTTGGACACCACCAATGTACCCTACTTTCCCTGACACATACGAACCAAAGCTAACCGGAAAATGCACCGCAGACTTTCAAGCAATCTCAAGCATTATCAACACAGCAGCCTCAGATTGTTCCCAACCGTTCGCCGCACTCGTTGGAAACGTGATTTGCTGTCCACAGTTCGTTAGCTTGCTACATATCTTCCAAGGACAGCATGACGTGAAGTCGGATAAGCTGGTTCTCCCTGATGCGGTTGCTGCAGATTGTTTTTCAGATATCGTTAGCATCCTCGTCAGCAAGAGAGCCAACATGACGATACCTGAACTTTGCTCTGTGACTTCCTCGAATCTAACTGGAGGTTCTTGTCCGGTGCAAGATATCGCAACGTTCGAGAAAGCTGTCAACAGTAGCAAGTTGCTGGATGCCTGTCGCACCGTTGATCCTCTTAAGGAGTGTTGCAGACCGGTTTGCCAAGGTGCTATTATGGAAGCTTCGCTTATCATCTCGGGACACCAAACGACAGGGGGTGGTGATAAGATCCCTTTGGGAGGATCAAACAACGTCAACGCTCTTAACGACTGCAAAAATGTGGTGTTTTCGTATATTTCAAGGAAGCTGGAAGCAGACAAAGCCAACACAGCGTTTAGGATATTATCTTCCTGCAAAGTTAACAAAG CTTGCCCTTTGGAGTTTAAGGAGCCAACAGAAGTGATCAAGGCTTGCCGTAATGTGGCTGCTCCAAGCCCTTCTTGCTGTAGCTCGTTGAATGCGTATATCTCTGGGATACGGAACCAAATGCTGATAACAAACAAGCAGGCCATAGTGTGTGCAACGGTCATAGGTTCTATGTTAAGGAAAGGTGGTGTGATGACGAATATATATGAGCTTTGTGATGTCGATCTCAAAGATTTCAGTGTCCAAG CATATGGAATGCAACAAG gATGTCTTCTGAGAAGCTATCCAGCAGACTTGATATTTGACAACACGACAGGGTACAGTTTTACATGTGATTTGACGGATAACATAGCTGCGCCATGGCCATCTTCATCGTCAATGTCTTCTTTGTCGCTCTGTGCTCCTG AGATGTCATTACCGGCCTTGCCAACATCTCAGACTCTTAGGAATCACG GGTTTCGCGGAGGTGGTGCGTTTGGAGCGTTGCGTCTCATTATCATTTTGGTGTTTATGTTGTATGGTGTTGTTAGACATTaa
- the LOC103865062 gene encoding uncharacterized protein LOC103865062 — MPRAIPANEDPFSMLETMFGFQEGSLQREHLKSMLLDNIQRRKSRNEKPPVEPSPYETNYPKSQCLVRSVKAIVFLALLVLASLVIIITFDVVTIKYMLLCMLAFISFGCVVLHLIVRAWKPLSQWLGLCRSGHGEDAGLGL, encoded by the exons ATGCCCCGGGCTATTCCAGCAAACGAGGACCCTTTTTCTATGCTTGAAACTATGTTTGGTTTTCAG GAAGGTTCACTTCAAAGAGAGCACTTGAAGAGTATGTTACTTGACAATATCCAGCGTCGAAAGTCGAGAAATGAAAAACCACCCGTTGAACCATCGCCATACGAGACTAAT TATCCCAAGTCCCAATGTCTCGTGAGAAGCGTCAAGGCTATTGTGTTCCTCGCACTTCTGGTTCTGGCAAGCCTCGTTATCATCATAACTTTTGATGTTGTGACAATCAAATACATGTTACTTTGCATGCTAGCATTCATCTCATTCGGATGTGTAGTTTTACATCTT ATTGTACGAGCTTGGAAGCCTTTAAGTCAATGGTTAGGGCTCTGCCGCTCTGGTCATGGGGAGGACGCAGGCTTGGGGCTATGA
- the LOC103865065 gene encoding uncharacterized GPI-anchored protein At1g61900 isoform X2, whose translation MVKFSGCLVHRFLLFIIWLSSFQDVAAAHYETNEHTSKSTTAELANPPGIGVSGPIQVSPSVIPKYTSPALPWTPPMYPTFPDTYEPKLTGKCTADFQAISSIINTAASDCSQPFAALVGNVICCPQFVSLLHIFQGQHDVKSDKLVLPDAVAADCFSDIVSILVSKRANMTIPELCSVTSSNLTGGSCPVQDIATFEKAVNSSKLLDACRTVDPLKECCRPVCQGAIMEASLIISGHQTTGGGDKIPLGGSNNVNALNDCKNVVFSYISRKLEADKANTAFRILSSCKVNKACPLEFKEPTEVIKACRNVAAPSPSCCSSLNAYISGIRNQMLITNKQAIVCATVIGSMLRKGGVMTNIYELCDVDLKDFSVQAYGMQQGCLLRSYPADLIFDNTTGYSFTCDLTDNIAAPWPSSSSMSSLSLCAPEMSLPALPTSQTLRNHGFRGGGAFGALRLIIILVFMLYGVVRH comes from the exons ATGGTGAAGTTCTCAG GCTGTTTGGTTCATCGCTTCTTGCTATTTATTATCTGGCTATCAAGCTTCCAAGATGTAGCCGCTGCACATTATGAGACTAACGAGCATACTAGCAAATCCACTACCGCTGAGTTAGCAAACCCACCTGGTATCGGAGTCTCCGGTCCCATTCAAGTATCCCCATCCGTCATCCCCAAATACACATCCCCTGCTCTCCCTTGGACACCACCAATGTACCCTACTTTCCCTGACACATACGAACCAAAGCTAACCGGAAAATGCACCGCAGACTTTCAAGCAATCTCAAGCATTATCAACACAGCAGCCTCAGATTGTTCCCAACCGTTCGCCGCACTCGTTGGAAACGTGATTTGCTGTCCACAGTTCGTTAGCTTGCTACATATCTTCCAAGGACAGCATGACGTGAAGTCGGATAAGCTGGTTCTCCCTGATGCGGTTGCTGCAGATTGTTTTTCAGATATCGTTAGCATCCTCGTCAGCAAGAGAGCCAACATGACGATACCTGAACTTTGCTCTGTGACTTCCTCGAATCTAACTGGAGGTTCTTGTCCGGTGCAAGATATCGCAACGTTCGAGAAAGCTGTCAACAGTAGCAAGTTGCTGGATGCCTGTCGCACCGTTGATCCTCTTAAGGAGTGTTGCAGACCGGTTTGCCAAGGTGCTATTATGGAAGCTTCGCTTATCATCTCGGGACACCAAACGACAGGGGGTGGTGATAAGATCCCTTTGGGAGGATCAAACAACGTCAACGCTCTTAACGACTGCAAAAATGTGGTGTTTTCGTATATTTCAAGGAAGCTGGAAGCAGACAAAGCCAACACAGCGTTTAGGATATTATCTTCCTGCAAAGTTAACAAAG CTTGCCCTTTGGAGTTTAAGGAGCCAACAGAAGTGATCAAGGCTTGCCGTAATGTGGCTGCTCCAAGCCCTTCTTGCTGTAGCTCGTTGAATGCGTATATCTCTGGGATACGGAACCAAATGCTGATAACAAACAAGCAGGCCATAGTGTGTGCAACGGTCATAGGTTCTATGTTAAGGAAAGGTGGTGTGATGACGAATATATATGAGCTTTGTGATGTCGATCTCAAAGATTTCAGTGTCCAAG CATATGGAATGCAACAAG gATGTCTTCTGAGAAGCTATCCAGCAGACTTGATATTTGACAACACGACAGGGTACAGTTTTACATGTGATTTGACGGATAACATAGCTGCGCCATGGCCATCTTCATCGTCAATGTCTTCTTTGTCGCTCTGTGCTCCTG AGATGTCATTACCGGCCTTGCCAACATCTCAGACTCTTAGGAATCACG GGTTTCGCGGAGGTGGTGCGTTTGGAGCGTTGCGTCTCATTATCATTTTGGTGTTTATGTTGTATGGTGTTGTTAGACATTaa
- the LOC103865060 gene encoding uncharacterized protein LOC103865060 isoform X1: protein MVKTTRTSGVIGLKSYFSTVQQHVEKADTLSPNTKQTQTPLVPILRVLPILNLMSLDDPQTESIHMLNRSSMCVPEFKSNNDKTTFSQILLITSIGLLLALALHYRLRKIRHSKNIPRLRRSHKHKGHEKLERFSHYVGKINLHIILFEFSMIIYILMHHHKDMLFCVFYFFLFVAVRQMGFKDRRECPHLCKLANEYIRKSGCCEEDIYSFFSEEPDADSLFIKLVEEFERCILSYFAYHWSHADLMISQILSADVEPKKKLKHIVMAATRDQRFERVTKNLKVARVFNTLVEEMKAMGIASVDDSECTEVMAPVAHKDRSPVLLLMGGGMGAGKSTVLKEILKEPFWAGADAVVIEADAFKESDVIYRALSSRGHADMIKTAEFVHQSSTDAASSLLVTALNEGRDVIMDGTLSWVPFVVQTITMTRNVHRHRYRMGAGYKVGENGDVIENYWERIGERQQLQEDGKERKPYRIELVGVVCDAYLAVIRGIRRAIMCRRAVRVRSQLTSHKRFADAFLTYCNIVDNARLYCTNALEGSPKMIAWKEKEKTLLVDPEEIDCLKNVGRLNENAESIYELYRRPNPACEAGSIWKDIVLSPSRFNIQQELKYSIQKVERFKQCLQDTPKSETEQSDVLSS from the exons atggtCAAAACCACAAGAACATCCGGAGTAATAGGGCTCAAAAGCTATTTTAGTACAGTACAGCAACACGTGGAGAAAGCAGATACATTGTCTCCaaacacaaaacaaactcaAACACCACTAGTCCCAATCTTAAGAGTTTTACCAATCTTGAATCTCATGTCTCTTGATGATCCCCAAACCGAATCCATTCATATGCTTAACAGATCATCAATGTGTGTTCCAGAGTTTAAAAGCAACAATGACAAGACGACCTTCTCGCAGATTTTGTTAATCACATCCATTGGCTTGCTCTTAGCCCTTGCATTGCATTACCGTCTCAGGAAGATACGTCACTCCAAGAACATCCCTCGTCTCAGACGGTCTCACAAACACAAAGGCCATGAGAAGCTCGAGAGATTCTCTCACTACGTTGGTAAAATCAATCTACATATTATCCTCTTCGAATTCTCCATGATCATATACATTTTGATGCATCACCATAAGGACAtgttgttttgtgttttttatttctttctattTGTTGCAGTGCGTCAAATGGGATTCAAGGACAGGAGAGAATGTCCTCATCTCTGCAAATTAGCCAATGAGTACATAAGGAAATCAGGTTGCTGCGAGGAAGACATCTACAGTTTCTTCTCTGAAGAGCCTGATGCTGATTCCCTCTTCATTAAACTCGTTGAGGAGTTTGAAAGGTGTATTCTCAGTTACTTTGCTTACCACTGGAGCCATGCAGATCTCATGATCAGTCAG ATACTCAGCGCTGATGTTGAGCCTAAAAAGAAGCTCAAGCACATTGTCATGGCTGCAACAAG GGATCAGAGGTTTGAGAGGGTGACTAAGAATCTAAAAGTGGCAAGAGTGTTCAACACATTGGTAGAGGAAATGAAAGCAATGGGGATAGCATCTGTTGATGACTCGGAATGTACAGAAGTAATGGCTCCAGTTGCACACAAGGACAGAAGCCCTGTTCTACTCCTTATGGGTGGTGGTATGGGTGCAGGAAAGAGCACTGTTCTTAAAGAAATTCTTAAAGA ACCATTTTGGGCAGGAGCAGATGCTGTGGTGATCGAAGCTGATGCTTTCAAAGAATCTGATGTGATATACAGAGCTCTAAGCTCCAGAGGCCATGCTGATATGATCAAGACTGCTGAATTC GTTCACCAATCATCAACAGATGCAGCATCATCACTACTCGTTACAGCTCTCAACGAAGGGAGGGATGTGATAATGGATGGAACACTCTCGTGGGTACCGTTTGTGGTACAGACCATAACCATGACAAGGAATGTGCATCGCCACCGTTACAGAATGGGAGCTGGCTACAAGGTTGGTGAAAACGGAGACGTGATAGAGAACTATTGGGAACGCATAGGGGAAAGACAACAGCTGCAAGAGGATGGGAAGGAGAGAAAGCCATACAGGATAGAGCTGGTTGGAGTTGTGTGCGATGCGTACTTAGCAGTGATTCGAGGCATTAG GAGAGCAATAATGTGTAGAAGAGCGGTGAGGGTGAGATCTCAGCTGACATCTCACAAGAGGTTTGCAGATGCGTTTCTTACGTATTGCAACATAGTTGACAATGCGAGGCTTTACTGCACCAATGCTCTTGAAGGTTCACCAAAG aTGATAGCGTggaaagagaaggagaagacaTTGCTAGTGGATCCAGAGGAGATAGACTGTTTGAAGAATGTAGGGAGGTTAAACGAGAATGCAGAATCAATTTACGAGCTGTACAGAAGACCAAACCCTGCCTGTGAAGCTGGATCAATATGGAAAGACATTGTGCTGTCTCCTTCCAGGTTCAACATTCAGCAGGAGCTCAAATACTCAATTCAGAAAGTGGAAAGATTCAAACAGTGTCTCCAAGATACACCAAAGTCAGAAACAGAGCAAAGTGATGTACTTTCTTCCTAG
- the LOC103865064 gene encoding trigger factor — protein MIMQTIIHNLPFCSFNSIIIERKQRSHLPSFVTLPPTFSVQPRFCARATNKQFVAVCAAPSDVETSSKDESVLITTVETGNSNEVKVHVEVSGEKTQTVFNTVFEKMVAAAQPIPGFRRVKGGKTPNIPREILLEILGYSKVYRQVIKKLINSSIEDYVKQEDLKVGKELSVEQSYEDLEETFEPGESFSFDATIKLQESS, from the exons ATGATAATGCAGACAATCATCCATAACCTCCCGTTCTGTAGCTTCAACTCTATT ATAATAGAACGGAAACAAAGATCTCATCTTCCTTCTTTTGTAACGCTTCCTCCAACTTTTTCAGTGCAACCAAGATTCTGTGCAAG AGCAACCAATAAACAGTTCGTAGCAGTTTGTGCAGCACCTTCAG ATGTTGAGACTTCTTCCAAGGATGAATCAGTTTTGATTACGACAGTGGAGACCGGAAACAGCAACGAGGTTAAG GTGCATGTTGAAGTATCCGGAGAGAAGACTCAAACAGTATTCAATACTGTATTTGAGAAAATGGTGGCTGCAGCTCAGCCCATCCCGGGCTTTCGAAGAGTTAAAGGAG GAAAGACCCCaaat ATACCCAGAGAAATTTTGTTAGAGATCCTTGGATATTCTAAAGTCTACAGACAGGTGATAAAGAAGTTGATCAATTCTTCTATCGAAGACTATGTTAAACAG GAAGACCTAAAGGTTGGCAAAGAGTTGTCTGTTGAACAAAGCTATGAAGATCTTGAAGAAACATTTGAACCAGGTGAAAGTTTCAGCTTTGATGCTACTATTAAGCTTCAAGAATCGAGTTGA
- the LOC103865063 gene encoding probable myosin-binding protein 4, with amino-acid sequence MDSNIIYDHQNVILGLAPVLTYAACEWFLIFLMLLDALLSYLLVWFARYCSLPLPCFLCSKLLHPLHWRLLLCRSHRSEVSSYISCLNHDNNLADCRGMCDDCLLSFTKTTGPDPDMNRLLLGKLGYDLLSTSHFAHPPRSCSCCDKPWRTRHHTQRLIRLGSRGAAKPNIPAAPRHHHLTRRGSGGSLKKMRNNLKAVDAGSRSDGMAHVGYAELKIHSESESEFLFTDDDAFFQTIDFSGETSERRVVHKSRSRESLKDKKVLKRKQPYLRDNIKPREGKLVDKTQHQPIEAREDEDVISELITMSEARPFSLDLPKEERAGGGVAQSENEAEVSGSSSPSGGEFLSPSGDNSTSNEVQIQSDFDQNISHSAVETEAAVDQKVCDHTDVPGSVADEPSSDEENVVEGDLTTNDMPVSLADEPSSDAENGVEGDLKPLTTNDEESNEVSENNVAEEYFSNEEEEEAEVNAPSEPSTSKDVTGSFALEQSHCSHEEENVDNGDSQPLTSNNMTGEHSSNEEEDVDNVTGSATEEHYGKEEHGETEPLTSPKNSNEGSSLEHSDDKDSSKVTETLNTSDETVPELKQSASVESFVSISSDIEGERLVDLLKQQLEQDRNSLKELSKELEEERNASAIAANQAMAMITRLQEEKAALHMEALQYLRMMDEQAEHDVDALERANDVLADREKEIQDLEMELEYYRVKYPDEPREEILASMGVLESIETSGNSTTDETSEKVPTDI; translated from the exons ATGGATTCAAATATCATATATGATCACCAAAACGTCATACTAGGCCTGGCGCCTGTCCTAACATACGCAGCCTGCGAATGGTTCCTCATATTCCTCATGCTCCTCGACGCTCTTCTCTCCTACCTCCTCGTCTGGTTCGCACGCTACTGCAGCCTCCCTCTGCCGTGTTTCCTCTGCTCCAAGCTCCTTCACCCTCTCCACTGGAGACTCCTCCTCTGCAGAAGCCACAGATCAGAGGTTTCATCTTACATATCATGTCTCAACCACGACAACAACCTCGCAGACTGTCGAGGAATGTGCGACGATTGTCTCTTGTCATTCACCAAAACGACCGGTCCGGATCCGGACATGAACAGGTTGCTTCTAGGGAAGCTAGGGTACGATCTTCTCTCCACAAGCCATTTCGCTCATCCTCCTAGATCATGTTCTTGTTGCGATAAACCGTGGAGGACAAGGCACCATACGCAGAGACTGATTAGGCTAGGCTCTAGGGGTGCTGCTAAGCCTAACATTCCTGCTGCTCCAAGGCATCATCATCTTACTCGAAGAGGAAGCGGTGGGAGTTTGAAGAAGATGAGGAACAACCTTAAGGCTGTAGACGCTGGAAGCCGCAGCGATGGTATGGCTCACGTGGGGTACGCAGAGCTGAAGATTCACTCGGAGTCTGAATCAGAGTTCTTGTTTACGGATGATGATGCGTTCTTCCAGACGATAGACTTCAGTGGTGAGACGTCTGAGAGACGTGTTGTTCACAAGTCTCGGTCTCGGGAATCTTTGAAAGACAAGAAGGTGTTGAAGCGTAAACAGCCTTATTTGCGAGATAACATTAAACCGCGTGAGGGTAAGCTTGTGGATAAGACTCAGCATCAGCCTATTGAAGCAAGGGAGGATGAAGATGTAATCTCTGAGCTTATAACTATGAGTGAAGCTCGTCCCTTCTCATTGGACTTACCTAAAGAGGAAAGAGCAGGAGGAGGAGTAGCACAAAGTG AGAATGAAGCTGAGGTAAGTGGCAGCTCATCTCCTTCTGGTGGCGAATTCTTGAGCCCTTCTGGAGACAATAGTACCTCTAATGAAGTCCAGATTCAATCAGACTTTGATCAGAACATATCCCATTCAGCTGTAGAGACAGAAGCAGCTGTGGATCAAAAAGTCTGTGATCACACAGACGTGCCTGGTTCTGTTGCAGATGAACCTTCTAGTGATGAGGAGAATGTAGTTGAAGGAGATTTGACGACCAATGATATGCCAGTTTCTCTGGCAGATGAACCTTCTAGTGATGCGGAGAATGGTGTTGAAGGAGATCTCAAGCCTTTGACGACCAATGATGAAGAGTCAAATGAGGTTAGTGAAAACAATGTTGCAGAAGAATATTTCagtaatgaagaagaagaagaagctgaggtTAATGCACCTTCTGAGCCTTCAACATCAAAAGATGTAACTGGTTCATTCGCTTTAGAACAATCCCATTGCAGTCATGAAGAAGAGAATGTGGATAATGGAGACTCTCAACCTTTGACATCAAACAATATGACTGGAGAACATTCCAGCAATGAAGAAGAGGATGTGGATAATGTGACTGGTTCTGCCACAGAAGAACACTACGGTAAAGAAGAGCATGGAGAGACTGAGCCTTTGACATCACCAAAAAACTCCAACGAAGGATCCTCATTAGAACATAGCGATGATAAAGATTCCTCCAAGGTAACAGAGACTCTAAATACTTCAGATGAAACAGTACCGGAGCTAAAACAATCAGCTTCTGTGGAGTCATTTGTAAGCATTAGCAGTGACATTGAAGGCGAACGTCTAGTTGATCTGTTGAAGCAACAGCTAGAGCAAGACAGGAACTCCCTAAAGGAGTTGAGTAAAGAATTAGAGGAAGAACGAAACGCCTCAGCTATAGCTGCAAATCAAGCAATGGCGATGATCACACGGTTGCAGGAGGAGAAAGCAGCTCTCCATATGGAAGCTTTACAGTACCTGCGGATGATGGACGAGCAAGCTGAGCACGACGTCGATGCACTTGAGAGAGCAAACGATGTCTTGGCTGATAGGGAGAAGGAAATACAAGATCTTGAGATGGAGTTAGAGTACTATAGAGTTAAGTATCCAGATGAGCCAAGAGAAGAGATCCTCGCTAGCATGGGAGTTCTTGAGAGTATAGAAACCAGCGGCAACTCAACAACTGATGAGACCAGTGAGAAAGTTCCAACAGACATTTGA